The following are encoded together in the Leuconostoc mesenteroides subsp. mesenteroides ATCC 8293 genome:
- a CDS encoding DUF1440 domain-containing protein, with translation MLKFLLAVVVIGTIAGVISGMVKIGWEAILPPRTQERDETNPPQRLLQQMGIPRKWTHAYFYYATDQKVHYVALIMHFSFSIAFGVLLVLLDQYFPIVTFGQGSVYGVVIWIIFHIIILPATKTIPSALKQPFSEHFSEFLGHIVWGWSMYLIMIALIVVTNWLPNY, from the coding sequence ATGTTGAAATTTTTGTTGGCTGTCGTTGTAATTGGAACGATTGCAGGGGTTATTTCTGGAATGGTTAAAATCGGCTGGGAAGCGATTTTACCACCAAGAACACAAGAACGTGATGAAACTAATCCGCCACAGCGGTTGCTGCAACAAATGGGTATACCACGAAAATGGACGCACGCCTATTTTTATTATGCTACTGATCAAAAAGTGCACTATGTAGCGCTAATCATGCACTTTTCTTTTTCGATTGCCTTCGGTGTATTGTTAGTTTTGCTTGATCAATATTTCCCTATTGTTACGTTTGGACAAGGTAGCGTGTATGGTGTTGTGATTTGGATCATTTTCCATATTATTATTTTACCAGCTACGAAAACCATTCCATCCGCTTTAAAACAACCGTTTTCAGAACATTTCTCTGAATTTTTGGGTCACATTGTATGGGGTTGGTCAATGTATTTAATAATGATTGCACTGATTGTGGTAACTAATTGGTTACCAAATTACTAA
- the yhbY gene encoding ribosome assembly RNA-binding protein YhbY produces the protein MQLTGKQKRYLRSQANTLSPIFSVGKNGLTQNWVDEIVLALAKRELVKISLQQSADETAKEVADFIEAHSDITVAQTIGRTVVLYLPAKEDKYKKISLDLAKI, from the coding sequence ATGCAATTAACAGGAAAACAAAAACGTTATTTACGTTCACAAGCAAACACGTTATCGCCAATTTTTTCAGTTGGAAAAAATGGATTGACTCAGAATTGGGTTGATGAAATTGTTCTGGCACTGGCTAAAAGAGAGCTAGTCAAAATTAGTTTGCAGCAAAGTGCTGACGAAACAGCAAAAGAAGTTGCTGATTTTATTGAAGCACATTCAGATATTACGGTTGCACAGACAATTGGTCGTACGGTTGTTTTGTATTTACCAGCAAAAGAAGACAAATATAAGAAGATTTCATTAGATCTAGCAAAAATCTGA
- a CDS encoding YceD family protein, which yields MKYAKNQLLKYRQSPLIIEETLNLEEQAKSRFSETVLALSPLEVTGSINYLDNDDITLDVNVLGNITVPSSRSLDPVVVPINLAFSELYIEDESRLKDFEETEAVFVLENDSLNVDDAILDNIIATLPLQILTPEEETGDNLPSGKDWHVISQEAYENEKMIEDEPKIDPRLSKLDDFFKE from the coding sequence ATGAAATATGCAAAAAATCAATTATTAAAATACCGTCAAAGTCCGTTAATTATCGAAGAAACTTTGAATTTGGAGGAACAAGCTAAAAGTCGTTTTTCAGAAACTGTCTTAGCGTTATCACCCCTTGAAGTTACGGGGAGCATTAACTATTTAGATAATGATGATATCACTTTAGACGTGAATGTTCTAGGAAATATCACAGTACCATCTTCACGGTCATTAGACCCCGTGGTTGTGCCAATTAATTTAGCATTTTCTGAATTATACATTGAAGATGAGAGTCGTCTCAAGGATTTTGAAGAAACCGAGGCTGTTTTTGTACTTGAGAATGATTCCTTAAATGTGGACGATGCTATTTTGGATAATATTATAGCAACTTTGCCTTTACAGATTTTAACCCCTGAGGAAGAGACCGGCGATAATTTGCCCTCCGGAAAAGATTGGCATGTTATCAGTCAAGAAGCTTATGAAAATGAGAAAATGATAGAAGACGAACCCAAAATTGACCCTCGGTTGTCAAAATTAGACGATTTTTTCAAAGAATGA
- the yqeH gene encoding ribosome biogenesis GTPase YqeH, translating into MTTEITDEYVQEQLNEGLRCIGCGALMQVEDKDKIGYLPMSALKKSISSEELFCQRCFRLRHYNEIQPVELTDDDFANLLHQISDTKALIVYVIDVFDVTGSAISGLPRFVGKDNPILVVANKVDLLPKLLNKNRLKNWLRTELKAQGIQPVDVFLTSATRPKNLDDLLDTIDNFRDGRDVFVVGVTNVGKSTLINQIIKSRTGIQNLITTSRFPGTTLDRIEIPLEDGQQLIDTPGIIKRDQMAHVLTDKDLKFALPKNEIKPRTYQLNPEQTIFIGGLARFDFISGARSAITAYFENNLNLHRTKLIGADDFYEQHAGGLLVPAPSQLQNLIKHEFSITEDSDIVFSGLGWISVPAGIKVAGWAPKGVSVLIRKAMI; encoded by the coding sequence GTGACAACTGAAATTACTGATGAATATGTTCAAGAACAATTAAATGAAGGATTGCGCTGCATTGGCTGTGGTGCTTTGATGCAAGTCGAAGATAAAGACAAAATAGGTTACTTGCCAATGAGCGCCCTCAAAAAATCTATTAGCAGTGAAGAATTATTTTGTCAACGTTGTTTTCGTTTACGTCACTATAACGAAATTCAGCCAGTAGAACTTACTGATGATGATTTTGCCAACTTGCTTCATCAAATTTCAGATACCAAGGCATTGATTGTTTATGTTATTGATGTGTTTGATGTAACTGGTTCTGCAATTTCTGGATTACCTCGCTTTGTTGGAAAAGATAATCCAATTTTAGTAGTAGCTAACAAGGTTGATTTATTACCTAAGCTATTAAATAAGAATCGTTTGAAAAATTGGCTGCGCACTGAATTGAAGGCACAAGGTATTCAACCCGTCGACGTCTTCTTGACGTCTGCAACCCGTCCCAAAAATTTAGACGACTTATTGGATACCATCGATAATTTCCGTGACGGACGTGATGTCTTCGTCGTTGGGGTTACCAACGTTGGTAAATCAACATTAATCAATCAAATTATCAAGTCTCGTACAGGGATTCAAAATTTGATTACTACATCGAGATTTCCAGGGACCACACTTGATCGCATTGAAATTCCATTGGAAGATGGTCAGCAACTAATTGACACACCAGGAATTATTAAGCGCGATCAGATGGCTCATGTGCTAACCGATAAGGACTTAAAGTTTGCACTACCAAAAAATGAAATTAAGCCACGGACGTATCAATTAAATCCAGAACAAACAATTTTCATTGGCGGTCTGGCACGTTTTGATTTTATCAGTGGTGCGCGTAGTGCCATAACGGCTTATTTTGAAAATAACTTGAACTTGCACCGTACGAAGCTTATCGGTGCGGATGATTTTTATGAACAGCATGCAGGTGGGCTGCTAGTACCAGCACCAAGTCAGCTACAAAATCTAATCAAACACGAATTCAGCATTACTGAAGACAGTGACATTGTCTTTTCAGGTTTAGGTTGGATTAGCGTACCGGCTGGTATAAAAGTAGCTGGTTGGGCACCAAAGGGCGTCAGCGTCCTCATTCGAAAGGCAATGATTTAA
- the rsfS gene encoding ribosome silencing factor — translation MTTTALNVQDTLNTAVEAVDNKKANNIVALDMRKVSLMADYFVIADAASTRQVQAIATEVKDKIQEAGGSVRFMEGFQAGEWVLMDLGDVIVHIFSTEGRDFYNLERLWNDAPYVNLDNLLTEN, via the coding sequence ATGACAACAACAGCATTAAATGTACAAGATACTTTAAATACTGCCGTGGAGGCAGTTGATAATAAGAAAGCAAACAATATTGTTGCACTTGATATGCGCAAAGTGAGCTTAATGGCAGATTACTTCGTCATTGCAGACGCTGCGTCTACACGACAGGTGCAAGCTATTGCTACGGAAGTTAAAGATAAAATACAAGAAGCGGGCGGATCGGTTCGCTTTATGGAAGGATTCCAAGCAGGGGAATGGGTTCTTATGGACTTAGGGGATGTTATCGTCCACATATTCTCGACAGAAGGTCGCGATTTTTACAACCTAGAACGTTTGTGGAATGATGCCCCCTATGTTAATCTTGATAATCTATTAACAGAAAATTAA
- a CDS encoding nicotinate-nucleotide adenylyltransferase produces the protein MIGTSTTALKHQLELEPSETKHRIGIFGGTFNPPHVGQLVLAECVGKQLGLEKVYWMPNAQPVDATHASAIEPSYRMQLVHMAILDNPFFELELLEIRNGGESHTYQSMKELVDTHPENEYYFIMGANTVRKLPTWDHIDELSQIVTFAAGVHSGQETTSDYPVLWFDVPNISVSASEVRTRIRMNQSINYLVPEREALFIREYDLYRGLYD, from the coding sequence ATGATTGGAACATCAACAACTGCACTAAAACATCAATTAGAACTAGAACCAAGTGAGACCAAACATCGTATTGGAATTTTTGGTGGTACCTTTAATCCACCGCACGTTGGGCAGTTGGTTTTAGCAGAATGTGTTGGGAAACAGCTTGGACTTGAAAAAGTTTATTGGATGCCTAATGCACAGCCGGTTGATGCTACTCATGCTAGCGCAATTGAACCGTCTTATCGAATGCAATTGGTTCACATGGCAATTTTGGATAATCCTTTTTTTGAACTTGAATTATTGGAAATCCGTAATGGCGGTGAATCTCATACTTACCAATCAATGAAAGAACTTGTGGATACGCATCCAGAAAATGAATATTATTTTATCATGGGTGCAAATACAGTGAGAAAGTTACCCACTTGGGATCATATTGATGAGTTAAGTCAAATTGTTACGTTTGCTGCAGGTGTCCATTCTGGACAAGAGACAACGTCCGATTATCCCGTGCTATGGTTTGATGTTCCAAACATTAGCGTCAGCGCTTCAGAAGTACGGACGCGAATTCGTATGAATCAGAGTATTAATTATTTGGTGCCAGAACGTGAAGCACTATTTATTCGAGAGTACGATTTGTATAGAGGCTTATATGACTAA
- a CDS encoding NAD(P)-dependent oxidoreductase: MAIKIGVIGATGMAGSAVYQEAFDQGFDVTAIVRSTVKAHKTLGQDAKVLEKDAFALTKEELLQFDVIINAFATAPALAYRHIDLAAYLIGLFRETTVPRLIFILGAGSLMTGEDNHLLLEDLKKLPDAASWVSIPDNQKKELDFLRNIDNVNWTGVSPGITFQAGEATQYKLGTDYLLFGEDNESVTNSGTMAKAIVSEIIKPSSEKKRFTVVNA; the protein is encoded by the coding sequence ATGGCAATTAAAATTGGTGTTATTGGCGCAACAGGTATGGCTGGCTCTGCAGTATATCAAGAAGCTTTCGATCAGGGATTTGATGTTACCGCGATTGTAAGATCTACTGTCAAAGCGCACAAAACACTTGGTCAGGACGCAAAAGTCTTGGAAAAAGATGCGTTTGCATTGACTAAAGAAGAATTGTTGCAGTTTGATGTAATTATTAATGCATTTGCTACAGCTCCTGCGCTGGCATATCGACATATTGATTTAGCAGCCTATCTTATTGGACTGTTCCGAGAAACAACTGTTCCACGTTTAATCTTTATTTTAGGTGCAGGCAGCTTGATGACTGGGGAAGACAACCATTTACTATTAGAGGATTTAAAAAAATTGCCAGATGCTGCTTCTTGGGTATCAATACCAGATAATCAGAAAAAGGAACTAGACTTTTTACGAAATATTGATAATGTCAATTGGACTGGTGTATCACCTGGTATTACTTTCCAAGCAGGCGAAGCAACCCAATATAAGTTAGGAACAGACTATCTGCTTTTTGGTGAAGATAACGAATCTGTTACAAACAGTGGTACGATGGCCAAAGCAATTGTGTCAGAAATTATTAAACCAAGTTCGGAAAAAAAGCGTTTCACAGTGGTTAATGCTTAA
- a CDS encoding nitroreductase family protein yields MVNQDYIETIKKRRSIYALGKNVADNNEDIAQLIQSAIKESPSSFNNQTVRAAILFGESSDKLWEIVAERLKSEVPDEESYKATRQKVDSFKAGVGTILFFTDDDIVQQYQEQLSLYAENFPIWADQANGMAQINVWQALAANDIGASLQHYNPLIDDDVHTAFDIPESWNLRGQMPFGSIEAPAGTKEYMTDDARFKIFK; encoded by the coding sequence ATGGTTAATCAAGATTATATTGAAACAATTAAGAAAAGGCGATCGATTTATGCATTAGGCAAGAATGTAGCTGATAACAATGAGGACATTGCCCAATTAATTCAGTCAGCAATTAAAGAATCACCAAGCTCTTTTAACAACCAAACGGTCAGAGCTGCGATTTTATTTGGTGAATCATCTGATAAATTATGGGAAATAGTTGCCGAAAGATTAAAGTCAGAAGTTCCTGATGAAGAAAGTTACAAAGCAACTCGTCAAAAAGTTGATAGTTTCAAGGCGGGCGTTGGAACAATCCTGTTCTTCACGGATGATGATATTGTTCAGCAATATCAAGAACAGCTTTCTTTATATGCGGAAAACTTTCCAATTTGGGCTGATCAAGCAAATGGTATGGCCCAGATTAATGTTTGGCAAGCCTTGGCAGCAAATGACATTGGTGCCAGCCTGCAACACTATAATCCTTTGATAGATGACGACGTACATACAGCATTTGATATACCTGAATCATGGAACTTACGTGGTCAGATGCCATTTGGATCAATTGAAGCACCAGCAGGTACTAAAGAATACATGACGGATGATGCACGCTTTAAGATCTTTAAGTAA
- a CDS encoding class I SAM-dependent DNA methyltransferase, giving the protein MNNEINNNYSTFSEKYDQLFDSELYQEWVDFVTKNSKATSIMDLGGGAGRLAVLLAQLGYTVDVLDLSPEMLSLAQKHANEANVDLSLLQADMRDFSDWKKEYPIIVSFADALNYLPNLSDFKLAIQQVYDHLAVGGQFLFDVITPYQVNVLYDNYYYNNDDDDENIFMWTSYPGEQENSVDHDLKFFVYDEAIDAFKIMREIHHEQTYDLKTYQETLRSAGFHNIEVFANFGQNNIDENTERWFFRAVK; this is encoded by the coding sequence ATGAATAATGAAATAAATAACAATTACTCTACATTTTCGGAAAAATATGACCAACTGTTTGATTCAGAATTATATCAAGAGTGGGTTGATTTCGTGACAAAAAATAGTAAAGCTACATCTATTATGGATTTAGGTGGGGGTGCTGGACGATTAGCAGTTTTATTAGCACAGCTTGGCTACACTGTTGATGTGCTAGACTTGTCACCTGAAATGCTGTCATTGGCACAAAAGCATGCTAATGAAGCAAACGTTGACTTATCTTTGTTGCAAGCTGACATGCGTGACTTTTCTGATTGGAAAAAGGAATACCCTATCATTGTTAGTTTTGCAGATGCTTTAAATTATTTACCAAATTTATCTGATTTTAAATTAGCTATTCAACAAGTGTATGACCATTTAGCGGTTGGCGGACAATTTTTATTTGATGTGATAACACCTTACCAGGTTAACGTGCTGTACGATAATTATTACTACAATAATGATGACGACGATGAAAACATTTTTATGTGGACTAGTTATCCTGGTGAGCAAGAGAATAGTGTTGACCATGACTTAAAGTTTTTTGTGTATGATGAGGCAATTGACGCTTTTAAGATTATGCGCGAAATTCATCATGAGCAAACCTATGATTTAAAGACATATCAAGAAACCTTAAGAAGTGCTGGTTTTCATAATATTGAAGTTTTTGCGAACTTTGGACAAAATAATATTGATGAAAACACAGAACGTTGGTTTTTTAGGGCGGTGAAATAA
- the yqeK gene encoding bis(5'-nucleosyl)-tetraphosphatase (symmetrical) YqeK, which yields MTKYFNGTITDLEAKISEKLSDYRYQHVLRVRDYAVKLAKANDVDVDKAEVAALVHDYAKERSDNDFLKVIETQHMDPDLINWGNYVWHGIVGAEMIRNELGIVDEDILTAVRQHTTGAGASMNKLSQVIFMADYLELGRDFKGVEEARTITDQSLAQGIKYQIVHTLARLIHKETPIYPKSLETYNYWVKKEK from the coding sequence ATGACTAAGTATTTTAATGGTACAATTACTGATTTAGAAGCAAAAATTTCCGAAAAATTATCTGATTATCGTTACCAGCATGTTTTGCGTGTACGAGACTATGCAGTGAAATTGGCCAAGGCCAATGATGTTGATGTTGACAAGGCAGAAGTTGCTGCTTTGGTCCATGATTATGCCAAAGAGCGATCAGATAATGATTTTTTAAAGGTTATTGAAACCCAGCATATGGATCCGGATTTGATTAACTGGGGAAATTATGTCTGGCATGGTATTGTTGGGGCGGAAATGATCCGTAACGAGCTAGGAATTGTTGATGAAGATATATTAACTGCTGTCCGTCAGCACACAACAGGTGCGGGCGCTAGTATGAATAAGTTGTCACAAGTTATATTTATGGCAGATTATTTAGAATTAGGTCGTGATTTCAAAGGGGTAGAGGAAGCCCGTACGATTACTGACCAAAGTTTAGCGCAAGGCATTAAATATCAAATCGTTCATACCTTAGCACGTTTGATTCACAAAGAAACACCAATTTATCCTAAATCACTTGAAACGTATAATTATTGGGTTAAGAAAGAAAAATAA
- a CDS encoding response regulator transcription factor, which produces MSKVLIVEDEENLAKFVGLELKHEGYEAETVNDGRSGLDLALENDYDVILLDLMLPELNGLEVARRLREVKKTPIIMMTARDSVIDRVSGLDYGADDYLVKPFAIEELLARIRSLLRRIAIETETNDKHRSIINFKDLRIEKENRIARRDDQIINLTKREYDLLLTLVENINVVQSREQLLKEVWGFDSEVETNVVDVYIRYLRNKIDDPESKASYIQTVRGTGYVMRS; this is translated from the coding sequence ATGAGTAAAGTATTGATTGTTGAAGATGAAGAAAACTTGGCAAAGTTTGTTGGTCTTGAGCTTAAACATGAAGGATATGAAGCTGAAACGGTGAATGATGGTCGTTCTGGGCTAGATTTAGCATTAGAAAATGATTACGATGTTATTTTGCTCGATTTGATGTTGCCTGAACTAAACGGTTTAGAAGTTGCACGTCGATTGCGTGAAGTTAAAAAAACACCAATCATCATGATGACTGCTCGTGATTCAGTGATTGATCGTGTTTCTGGATTGGATTATGGCGCTGATGATTATTTGGTAAAGCCATTTGCAATTGAAGAATTATTGGCTCGTATTCGTTCGCTTTTGCGCCGTATTGCAATTGAGACTGAAACAAACGATAAGCATCGTTCAATTATTAACTTCAAAGACCTCCGTATTGAAAAGGAAAATCGTATTGCACGTCGCGATGATCAAATTATTAATTTGACAAAGCGTGAATACGACTTGCTATTAACATTAGTAGAAAATATTAATGTGGTTCAATCTCGTGAGCAATTATTGAAAGAAGTTTGGGGTTTTGATTCTGAAGTAGAAACGAATGTTGTTGATGTGTATATTCGTTACTTGCGTAATAAGATTGATGATCCTGAAAGTAAGGCATCATATATCCAAACAGTACGTGGTACTGGCTACGTGATGCGCAGCTAA
- a CDS encoding acylphosphatase, whose product MKAIEVDVFGLVQGVGFRWFAQRTAQQHNIVGWVSNQTDGSVKIHAQGSQSDLIDFLSVLEKGPGFYSRVDKVITTNIPLFETNDFAIRG is encoded by the coding sequence ATGAAAGCAATTGAAGTTGATGTTTTTGGTTTAGTACAAGGTGTTGGTTTTCGGTGGTTTGCACAACGAACTGCACAGCAACACAATATTGTTGGTTGGGTAAGTAACCAAACAGACGGTTCTGTTAAAATACATGCTCAGGGTTCACAAAGTGATTTAATAGATTTTTTGTCGGTGCTCGAGAAGGGGCCAGGCTTTTATAGTCGCGTTGACAAAGTTATCACAACAAATATTCCATTGTTTGAAACAAATGACTTTGCTATTCGTGGGTAA
- a CDS encoding sensor histidine kinase, translating into MDNNEKETTKKAVRRFSLRWQLALGMASGFFVIFIVFALLLSGLIKHHYGALPNEVIFWLWVIIAFGGLAIFIFALILTKVILRPVRLIETTIEAFEDDPMTEVRASEVGANDEFSDLTRILNRTIDRLQALISAQQQFVSDVSHELRTPVTIVKGHMELLNRWGKDDPEVLEDSIKSSLAEVQRMETLINEMLNLTRAEQIPVDNVKEITDVGGTMHRVYDNFKMIHPDFSFTLDDDLSTKARVKIRQDHMEQILIILADNAVKYSLDRHEIHFALSQTANRVEIGVQDFGEGLKPEDAKRVFDRFYRVDKARSRAKGGTGLGLSIAQRLVEAYGGTIALESAEGSGSIFTVYLPLYVEEKNESN; encoded by the coding sequence ATGGACAATAATGAAAAAGAAACAACTAAAAAAGCTGTACGCCGATTCTCACTGCGCTGGCAGTTAGCACTTGGAATGGCGTCCGGCTTTTTTGTTATATTTATAGTATTTGCTTTATTGCTTTCTGGGTTGATAAAGCATCACTATGGTGCACTGCCGAATGAAGTTATTTTTTGGTTGTGGGTTATTATTGCTTTCGGTGGTTTGGCAATATTCATATTTGCACTTATCTTAACTAAAGTAATTTTACGACCAGTCCGATTAATTGAAACCACCATTGAAGCTTTTGAAGATGATCCGATGACAGAAGTACGTGCCAGTGAAGTTGGTGCAAATGATGAGTTTTCTGATTTAACACGTATTTTAAATCGCACAATTGACCGTCTACAAGCATTAATCAGTGCGCAACAGCAATTTGTTTCAGATGTTTCCCATGAACTCCGTACGCCGGTAACAATCGTGAAAGGCCACATGGAACTTCTGAATCGCTGGGGTAAAGATGATCCAGAGGTTTTGGAAGATTCAATCAAATCCTCTCTGGCAGAAGTACAACGAATGGAGACACTGATTAACGAAATGCTCAATTTAACACGTGCTGAGCAAATTCCAGTTGATAACGTGAAAGAAATTACTGATGTTGGCGGTACAATGCATCGTGTTTATGACAACTTTAAAATGATACATCCTGACTTTTCTTTTACCCTAGATGATGATTTATCAACGAAGGCAAGGGTTAAGATTCGTCAAGATCATATGGAACAAATTCTAATTATTCTAGCTGACAATGCTGTAAAGTATTCTCTAGATCGTCATGAAATTCATTTTGCCTTGTCACAGACAGCAAATCGTGTTGAAATTGGCGTACAAGACTTTGGTGAAGGGTTGAAACCGGAAGATGCAAAACGTGTCTTTGATCGCTTTTATCGCGTTGATAAGGCGAGATCACGAGCCAAAGGGGGAACTGGGCTGGGACTAAGTATTGCTCAACGTTTGGTAGAGGCTTATGGTGGTACAATTGCATTAGAAAGTGCAGAAGGCTCAGGGTCAATTTTCACAGTATATTTACCTTTGTACGTTGAGGAAAAAAATGAAAGCAATTGA
- a CDS encoding nucleotidyltransferase: MQAVGIITEYNPFHNGHIYHIQQAKKLTGADVVVAVMSGNFVQRGEPALFDKWQRTQMALENGVDLVIELPTFFAVQPSHIFADGAIQLLSALGVDNIVFGSEHPEVDFLSIAKQAPTIAEGQEFKNHTQTFASAYAKQLEAETSFKLEEPNDILALGYASAILNQQANIGIIPIQRAEANYHDANFTDEQSIASASSIRLALHKGKTEKIKNVVPEATKVALDTAANTIDFESKFWSMLKYRLTTDTVGQLGQIYQMAEGLEHRFAKTALNDSGPQSYQSFIKSTKSKRYTFTRIQRTLLYTLLNIKVDQMQAAMQDPYLRILGFTSTGQQYLNEIKKQVTLPLISKVDSSLAKSNLRLDYKAGKVWQLLANEGAPTQDVTRMPLYWEK, translated from the coding sequence ATGCAAGCAGTCGGAATAATAACGGAATATAATCCATTTCATAATGGGCATATTTATCATATTCAACAAGCCAAGAAATTAACTGGTGCGGATGTAGTGGTGGCCGTTATGTCTGGTAACTTTGTGCAACGTGGTGAACCAGCCTTATTTGACAAATGGCAAAGAACACAAATGGCTTTGGAAAATGGTGTGGATTTAGTCATTGAGTTACCCACTTTTTTTGCAGTGCAACCAAGTCATATTTTTGCTGATGGAGCGATTCAATTATTATCCGCTCTTGGTGTCGATAATATTGTATTTGGCAGTGAGCATCCAGAGGTTGATTTTCTATCCATAGCTAAACAAGCACCAACTATTGCAGAAGGACAAGAATTTAAGAATCATACGCAAACCTTTGCTAGTGCGTATGCTAAACAATTAGAGGCTGAAACTAGCTTTAAACTGGAAGAGCCTAATGATATTCTAGCGCTTGGTTATGCTAGTGCTATTCTAAACCAACAGGCTAACATTGGCATTATACCTATTCAACGCGCTGAAGCAAATTATCATGATGCCAACTTTACAGACGAACAATCGATTGCCTCAGCGTCATCTATTCGTTTAGCTTTACACAAGGGAAAAACTGAAAAAATCAAAAATGTGGTGCCTGAAGCGACCAAAGTAGCATTAGATACCGCTGCCAATACAATTGATTTCGAAAGTAAATTCTGGTCAATGCTGAAGTACCGGTTAACAACAGATACAGTTGGTCAACTAGGTCAAATTTATCAAATGGCCGAGGGGTTGGAGCATCGTTTTGCTAAAACAGCTCTAAATGATTCTGGTCCACAAAGCTATCAAAGCTTTATTAAATCGACCAAATCTAAACGTTATACGTTTACTCGAATACAGCGTACATTATTATATACTTTGCTTAATATTAAGGTAGACCAGATGCAAGCAGCTATGCAGGACCCATACTTGCGTATTCTAGGATTTACTTCAACGGGGCAGCAATACTTAAATGAAATTAAAAAACAAGTAACATTGCCCCTTATCAGTAAAGTTGATTCAAGTTTGGCTAAAAGTAATCTGCGCTTAGATTATAAAGCTGGTAAAGTGTGGCAATTACTGGCAAATGAAGGTGCGCCGACACAAGATGTGACACGAATGCCATTATATTGGGAGAAATAG
- a CDS encoding YqeG family HAD IIIA-type phosphatase, whose translation MRLEHFTPTYMVERIYDLTVEDLKARGIKTVLADLDNTLLAWNNPDGTPELKQWLQDLRDGGIELIVVSNNTTKRVEKAVKPLDVKFVSWSLKPLPRGILHVLRTHHLKRQEVIMVGDQLLTDVWAAHSAGVRSVLVQRLIESDMWQTWLNRRIEKYVKKIVFQAHPHLKWEKTLRDN comes from the coding sequence ATGCGCTTAGAACACTTTACACCAACATATATGGTTGAACGAATTTACGATTTAACTGTTGAAGATTTGAAAGCGCGTGGTATTAAAACCGTACTCGCGGATTTAGATAATACATTGTTAGCGTGGAACAACCCAGATGGAACACCTGAATTAAAGCAGTGGTTACAAGATTTACGGGATGGTGGTATTGAATTAATTGTGGTTTCTAATAATACTACGAAACGCGTCGAAAAAGCAGTTAAACCACTTGATGTCAAATTTGTTTCATGGTCGTTAAAACCATTGCCGCGAGGTATCTTGCATGTATTGCGCACGCACCATTTAAAGCGACAAGAAGTCATTATGGTGGGAGACCAACTGTTGACTGATGTCTGGGCAGCGCATAGTGCTGGCGTACGTAGTGTACTTGTACAACGCTTAATTGAGTCAGACATGTGGCAAACATGGTTAAATCGTCGGATTGAGAAATATGTCAAAAAAATTGTGTTTCAAGCACATCCACACTTAAAATGGGAGAAAACGTTACGTGACAACTGA